The Geobacter sp. AOG2 genome includes a window with the following:
- a CDS encoding NifB/NifX family molybdenum-iron cluster-binding protein, with the protein MKVAFTTSTGVEIDQNFRKSTSFTVWDIGPDEAYYVTTVRIDDDGGNEDDRIAARVTALKGCSIVCAGEINGPAAAKLVAKHIHPMKFSMGSSVEEVIGRLKNVLRGTPAPWMRKTQIADISDDEWDCVVCR; encoded by the coding sequence ATGAAAGTTGCTTTCACGACATCGACCGGTGTCGAAATTGACCAAAATTTCCGTAAGTCCACCAGCTTCACTGTCTGGGATATCGGTCCGGACGAGGCTTACTACGTGACAACGGTACGAATCGACGACGACGGCGGAAACGAGGATGACAGGATCGCAGCCCGTGTCACGGCACTCAAGGGGTGTTCTATTGTATGCGCCGGTGAAATAAACGGCCCGGCGGCGGCCAAGCTTGTAGCAAAACACATTCATCCCATGAAGTTTTCTATGGGGTCTTCAGTCGAAGAGGTTATCGGCAGGCTGAAAAATGTGTTGAGAGGGACCCCGGCACCCTGGATGCGCAAAACTCAGATTGCAGACATCAGTGATGATGAGTGGGATTGCGTTGTCTGTCGATAG
- a CDS encoding peptidylprolyl isomerase, with translation MAHAQQGNTVSVHYIGTLDNGRIFHSTTDEEPLVFTIGQNQVFPALERAVTGMAVGETVNIVIPADEAYGPRLKENIIRVERTYFPAEKEITIGQKLSISFTGGGERVVQIVGFSETEVTLDGNHPLAGLDLTFALRLDGIE, from the coding sequence ATGGCACACGCACAGCAGGGCAACACCGTATCGGTCCACTACATCGGAACCCTCGACAACGGGCGCATCTTTCATAGCACGACCGACGAAGAACCACTCGTGTTCACCATCGGCCAAAACCAGGTCTTTCCGGCCCTGGAACGGGCCGTAACCGGCATGGCCGTGGGGGAAACGGTCAATATCGTCATCCCGGCCGACGAGGCCTACGGGCCGCGCTTGAAAGAGAACATCATTCGGGTGGAACGGACGTACTTTCCCGCTGAAAAAGAGATCACGATTGGTCAAAAACTCAGCATCAGTTTCACGGGCGGCGGGGAACGGGTCGTACAAATTGTCGGTTTCAGCGAGACCGAGGTGACCCTGGACGGCAATCATCCCCTGGCCGGCCTGGATCTGACCTTTGCTCTGCGACTGGACGGCATAGAATGA
- the cowN gene encoding N(2)-fixation sustaining protein CowN — translation MEAKTAKPDRYVSFAGINGDENSRVLMEMLRRHIDDPEKTNAFWEKFKEKLNSVGEPDKTCGRCLDELFLVHSYINNIRELFETYDDRDALELLEQIEEESC, via the coding sequence ATGGAGGCAAAAACCGCAAAGCCGGACCGTTACGTATCGTTCGCCGGTATCAACGGCGATGAGAACTCACGGGTACTGATGGAAATGCTGCGCCGGCACATCGATGACCCGGAAAAGACCAACGCCTTCTGGGAGAAGTTCAAGGAGAAGCTGAACAGTGTGGGAGAACCGGACAAGACCTGCGGCCGCTGTCTTGACGAGCTGTTTCTGGTCCATTCCTACATCAACAACATCAGGGAGCTCTTCGAGACCTACGACGACCGGGATGCCCTGGAGTTACTGGAGCAGATCGAGGAGGAAAGCTGCTGA
- the nifH gene encoding nitrogenase iron protein yields MRQVAIYGKGGIGKSTTTQNTVAGLAKLGKKVMIVGCDPKADSTRLILHAKAQATVMDLVRERGTVEDLEVDDVMKVGYNGIACVESGGPEPGVGCAGRGVITAINFLEENGAYKPDLDFVFYDVLGDVVCGGFAMPIREGKAEEIYIVCSGEMMAMYAANNIAKGILKYATSGKVRLAGLICNARKTDKEYELIDALAKKLGTQMIHFVPRDNQVQRAELRRMTVIEYSPEHPQANEYLTLAKKILDNKMLVIPTPLEMEELEELLMEFGIMEADDETNVGKAEAA; encoded by the coding sequence ATGAGACAGGTGGCTATCTACGGTAAAGGCGGCATCGGTAAATCGACCACAACCCAGAATACGGTGGCCGGTCTGGCCAAACTCGGCAAAAAGGTCATGATTGTGGGGTGTGATCCCAAGGCGGATTCGACCCGCCTTATTCTTCACGCCAAGGCGCAGGCAACGGTCATGGATCTGGTGCGGGAACGCGGCACCGTGGAGGACCTTGAGGTGGATGATGTCATGAAGGTCGGTTACAACGGCATCGCCTGCGTGGAGTCAGGCGGCCCGGAACCGGGTGTCGGTTGCGCCGGACGTGGTGTCATCACCGCCATCAACTTTCTTGAAGAAAACGGCGCCTACAAGCCCGACCTGGATTTTGTGTTCTATGATGTTCTGGGGGACGTGGTCTGTGGCGGGTTCGCCATGCCGATCCGGGAGGGGAAGGCGGAAGAGATCTATATCGTCTGCTCGGGCGAGATGATGGCCATGTATGCCGCCAACAACATCGCCAAGGGCATTCTGAAGTACGCCACCTCCGGGAAGGTGCGATTGGCCGGGTTGATCTGCAACGCCCGGAAAACGGACAAGGAGTATGAACTGATTGATGCACTGGCCAAAAAACTAGGTACCCAGATGATCCACTTCGTGCCCAGAGACAATCAGGTGCAGCGTGCCGAACTGCGGCGCATGACGGTCATCGAATATTCGCCGGAACACCCCCAGGCCAATGAATACCTAACCTTGGCCAAAAAGATCCTGGACAACAAGATGCTGGTCATCCCCACACCACTGGAGATGGAAGAACTGGAAGAACTTTTGATGGAATTCGGCATCATGGAAGCCGATGATGAGACCAACGTCGGCAAGGCGGAAGCGGCCTGA